The following nucleotide sequence is from Rhipicephalus microplus isolate Deutch F79 unplaced genomic scaffold, USDA_Rmic scaffold_16, whole genome shotgun sequence.
aacctttcggttaacagcctatcacgctagcccattgcgccacggggacagtcttgctccactctcacctgcatcagaacatatcttcaaagctatcagcgcaaagaaaaaaaagcgccgcaccaccaccgtgtgggctcgaacctccaacctttcggttaacagccgatcgcgcaagccaattgcgccacggagaaagtcctgctccactctcaccaccatcagaacatatcttcaaagctatcagcccaaagaaaaaaaaagcgccgcaccaccaccgggtgggctcgaacctccaacctttcggttaacagccgatcgcgctagccaattgccccacggagacagtcgtgctccactctcaccaccgtcagaacatttcttcagagctatcaccccaaagaaaaaaaagcgccgcaccaccactggttgggctcgaacctccaacctttcggttaacagccgatcgcgctagccaattgcgccacggagacagtcctgctccactctcaccaccatgagaacatatcttcaaagctattaccgcaaagaaaaaaagcaacacaccactcccgggatggctcaaaactccaacctttcggttaacagccgatcgcgctagcccattgcgccacggatacagtcgtgctccactctcaccaccatcagaacatatcttcaaagctatcagcgcaaagaaaaaagcaacacaccactcccgggagggctcgaaactccaacctttcggtcaacagccgatcgcgcttgcccattgcgccacggagacagtcttgctcatctctcaccaccatcagaacatatcttcaaagctatcagccaaaagaaaaaaagcaccgcaccaccaccgggtgggctcgaacctccgacttttcggttaacagccgatcgcgctggccaattgcgccacggagacagtcctgctccactctcaccacaattagaacatatcttcaaagctaaatggttcatgttaatggccatctttcaacgcccaagttaattaacgtcggtgttccacagggatcgattttaggcccacttttatttttgatgtttattaatgatctacctacaattcttacaaggaccaagtgcatactttacgctgacgacacaaccatctttcagtcatctaaatcagtttcttcactccagtctgacctcaacacagatttacataacataactttatggtgccaggccaattatcttcagatcaatactactaaaaccgtgtttatgttgttccattccccgcgcatttcacttgacatacaaccttcccttcacattggtaataccgtcataaacatttccagtgaagcgcggtttcttggcgtcatcttagatagcgaactaaaatttcataaacatgcagcatcactcgctaaaaagattgcatttggtattcacgttatcatcaagacacgaacttattttccgcctcacatcatacgtactttgtattttgctatattcatagccatatttcgtattgcgtatcatcttgggccaacacatatttcacgcacatcgaacgtttgcagcgacttcagaatcaagcagttagattaatgactttcagcccattttacttctcttgcagctcgttgttttctcagcttaacatactcccattgagacaattattttgtcatagaatgtccattgtcgcctttagactcatcacgcatgacatttttattgcatgcattgatcatcgtcacttaaCTAATGGTAACATCACCAGGTTTTCTCAGTGCTataatcttcttttgccggccgtaaggacaaactacggcaagttctcaaccttatttactagcatagccatttggaattcattgcctttTGAATTGAAATCATCAcataacatccatattttcacttcgcgtagtaagaaatattacgttcaggaattaatcaactcatccgatttgtgaaattaactgttaatagctctccacagttctgtgcttttttagcacttcaatttgccattgtataattgataacactgataatgaaacgtgttacatttgtcacgtagagttcattaatattgttttttgtcttaacttgcttttgattgtttccttgttatttttcaatagtgagtattaccattatgttgtgtattgatcgtgtttttattgttaatcaagattattcattattactcacaagaccgtatactattgctgtattttttgtaattaccccatccatgtagccacaggaggtccccctgtcagtttctcagaaactttgggacctcctgctgtaataacgctaaccatgtaactcaactgaactatttaataaacttgacttgacttgacttgacttgactatcagcctaaagaaaaaaaaagcgccgcaccaccgccgggtgggctcggacctccaacctttcggttaacagcagatcgcgctagccaattgcgccacggagacaatcgtgctccactatcaccaccatcagaacatatcttcaaagctatcagcgcaaagaaaaaaacgcgccgcaccaccaccgggtgggctcgaaccttcaacctttcggttaacagccgatcgcgcaagccaattgcgccacggagacagtcctgctccactctcaccaccatcagaacatatcttcaaaggtatcagcccaaagaaaaaagcaacacaccactcccgggagggatcgaaactcccacctttcggttaacagccgatcgcgctagccaattgcgccacggagacagtcctgctctactctcaccaccatcagaacataccttcaaagctatcagcccaaagaaaaaaaagcgccgcaccaccgccgggtgggctcgaaactccaacctttcggttaacagccgatcgcgcaagccaattgcgccacggagacagtcctgctccactctcaccaccatcagaacatatcttcaaagctgtcagcccaaagaaaaaaagcgccataccaccaccgggtgggctcgaacctccgaccttttggttaacagtcgatcgcgctagccaattgcgccatggagacagtcctgctccactctcaccaccatcagaacatatcttcaaagctatcagcccaaagaaaaaaaagcgccgcaccaccaccgggtgggctcgaacctccaacttttcggttaacagccgatcacgctatccaattgcgccacggagacagtcctgctccactctcaccaccatcagaacatatctacaaagctatcagcccacaggaaaaaaagcgccgcacaaccaccgggtaggctcgaacctccaacttttcggttaacagccgatcgcgctagccaattgcgccacggagacagtcctgctccactctcaccaccataagaacatatcttcaaagctatcagcccaaataaaaaaaagctccgcaccatgactgggtgggctcgaacctccgaccttttggttaacagccgatcgcgctagccaattgcgccacggagacggtcctgctccactctcaccaccatcagaacatatcttcaaagctaacagcccaaagaaaaaaaaagcgcagcaccaccaccgggtgggctcgaacctccaacttttcggttaacagccgatcacgctagccaattgcgccacggagacagtcctgctccgctctcaccaccataagaacatatcttgaaagctatcacccacagaaacaaaagcgccgcacaaccaccgggtaggctcgaacctccaacttttcggttaacagccgatcgcgctagccaattgcgccacggagacagtcctgctccactctcaccaccataagaacatatcttcgaagctatcagcccaaagaaaaaaagcgctgcaccaccactgggttggctcgaacctccaacctttcggttaacagccgatcgcgctagccaattgcgccgcggagacagtcgtgcttcactctcaccaccgtcagaacatttcttcagagctatcaccccaaagaaaaaaaagcaccgcaccaccaccggttgggctcgaacctccaacctttcgattaacagccgatcgcgctagccaactgcgccacggagacagtcctgctccactctcaccaccatcagaacatatcttcaaagctatcagcccaaagaaaaaaaagcgccataccaccaccgggtgggctcgaacctccgaccttttggttaacagccaatcgcgctatccaatcgcgccacggagacagtcctgctccactttcaccaccatcagaacatatcttcaaagctatcagcccacagaaaaaaaagcgccgcacaaccaccgggtaggctcgaacctccaacttttcggttaacagccgatcgcgctagccaattgcgccacggagacagtcctgctccactctcaccaccataagaacatatcttcaaagctatcagcccaaagaaaaaaaagcgccgcaccaccaccgggtgggctcgaacctccgaccttttggataacagccgatcgctcttgctaattgcgccacggagacagtcctgctccactctcaccaccatcagaacatatcttcaaagctatcagcccaaataaaaaaagcgccgcaccaccaccgggtgggctcgaacctccaacttttcggttaacagccgatcacgctagccaactgcgccacggagacagtcctgctccactctcactaccgccataacatatcttcaaagctatcagcccaaagaaaaaaaagcgccgcaccaccaccgggtgggctcgaacctcacacttttcggttaacagccgatcacgctagccaattgcgccacggagacagttctgctccactctcaccaccatcagaacatatcttcaaagctatcagcccacagaaaaaaaagcgccgcacaaccaccgggtaggctcgaacctccaacgtttcggttaaaagccgatcgcgctagccaattgcgccacgaagacagtcctgctccactctcaccaccataagaacatatcttcaaagctatcagcccaaagaaaaaaagcgccgcaccaccaccgggtgggctcgaacctccaacctttcggttaccagccaatcgcgctagccaattgccccacggagacagtcgtgctccactctcaccaccgtcagaacatttcttcagagctatcaccccaaagaaaaaaaaagcaccgcaccaccaccggtagggctcgaacctccaacctttcggttaacagccgatcgcgctagcccattgcgccacggagacactcctgctccactctcaccaccatcagaacatatcttcaaagctatcagcccaaagaaaaaaagcgccataccaccaccgggcggtctcgaacctccgaccttttggttaacagccgatcgcgctagccaatcgcgccatggaggcagtcctgctccactctcaccaccatcacacatatcttcaaagctatcagctcaaagaaaaaaaagcgccgcaccacctccgggtgggctcgaacctccaacttttcggttaacagccgatcacgctagccaattgcgccacggagacagtcctgctccgctctcaccaccatcagaacatatcttcaaagctatcagctcacagaaaaaaaagtgccgcacaaccacagggtaggctcgaacctccaactttttggttaacagccgatcgcgctagccaattgcgccatggagacagtcctgctccactctcaccaccataagaacatatcttcaaagctatcagcccaaagaaaacaaaagcgccgcaccaccaccgggtcggctcgaacctccgaccttttggataacagccgatcgctctagctaattgcgccacggagacagtcctgctccactctcaccaccatcagaacatatcttcaaagctatcagcccaaagaaaaaaaagcgccgcaccaccaccgggtgggctcgaacctccaacttttcggttaacagccgatcacgctagccaattgcgccacggagacagtcctgctccactttcatcaccgccataacatatcttcaaagctatcagcccaaagaaaaaaaagcgccgcaccaccaccgggtgggctcgaacctccaacttctcggttaacagccgatcacgctagccaattgcgccagggagacagttctgctccactctcaccaccatcagaacatattgccgcagagactgccttctaccaggagaaccagcgcgacgctatgcaagcgtctacaactaccaggagaaccagcgagacgctatgcaagcgtctacaacgtagcgcacctgcgcgcgctgtagcaacgcgagtcattgctcctcgtgcttgggctcgcgacggtggcctgatcgacgggttgtgaaaaaaggtgttcgagagagacgctagtgtggaacgctttagcggactcagttatttacctatttttctgggcacaagttcgccctttaataaagctattgtttgtgtcaccctcttgcaatacgtgacattctggtggaggtgcgggggtatgattggaagtcccTCAGGCGCAAGAGAGCGGAGCCCCGACCCTCAACGACTGGAACCTGGCGaattgactcctgtacaccagcgtTCGAGCCGTCGTCTTCGAGGAGACCCGCCTGAATTCGGACCGCTCACCACTGCTCCAGCAACGCAAGCAGCTTTTACAAACGACCCCACAACGATGGCCACCGCAGGTTCTACATCCGAGCTCATCGTGTCACCACCGTGCctgcctgagcccttccacggtgactcgcacgaagatgtagaagactggctgGAACATTTCGAGCGAGTCGCAAGGACCAATGCCTGGGATGAGACAAGGAAACTTGGACGCGTGTACTTTGCGTTGCAGGATTCAGCGAAGGTGTGGTTCGAAAATCACGAAGCGGTGATAACAACATGGGAAGATTTTCGACAACACTTGCTCGCTGCGTATGCCAGCACCGACCGCCGAGAGAAGGCAGAGAACGCTCTCCAGTCCAGGAGTCAACGCACGAATGAGAGTGTCAGCATGTATGTCGAAGACATGTGCCGGCTCTTCAAACGCGCTGATCCGaacatgacggaagagaagaaactgcgccacctaatgcgtggagtCAAGCAGGACTTGTTTGCTGGGTTAGTTCGCAATCCACCACGCACGGTTGCCGAGTTCCGCACCGAAGCAACAACCATAGAGAAGGCGCTACAGCAGCGTGCCCGTCATTACAACCGAGACGCCAGTAGCGCACCAGTGGACGTCCTATCGGCAGGCCAAAGTAACAACAGTGAAACGCTAAGAGAACTGGTGCGATCCATTGTAAGGGAAGAGATTCAGAAGTTGATGCAGCCACAAGTGATGCCAACAGTCTCGACCCTCGCCGCCGTCATTCGTGACGAAGTCCGGCACGCCATCCTTCAGCCGGAACCTGAGCCGCAACCTGTTCGACTGGAACAACCACTGCAGACACGTCGCATGCCAACGTACGCGGACGCTCTACGCCAGCCTGCCGTGCACAATGCTTCTTTCGTAGCCCCCAGTACACGCCCGTCGGCTTCGCATGGCTCGCCCTTTCTCGGAGAGCTGAGACCAcgaaaaagcgacgtgtggcgcacacccgactggacgccgctttgctttcattgcggagaggcTGGACATCTTTACAGAACGTGCCCATACCGGAGGGCCGGCCTGCGGGGGTTTTCTGTGAACGCACCATGCCCGCGTAATGGTGAAAGACCCATGGAGATAGAAGATTACCTGTCAAGGCAGCAACTCCCATCTGCTAGTTTTcagcaccagccaaggtcaccGGCGCCGAAACGTTACCGATCACCGAGCCCCCGGCGTCCAAGTTCCCCATTCTCAGGTCCACCAAGACGTTCAACGAGCCCGCGGCAGGAAAACTAagtccagcgacctgtggaggcaaggccgctgttgtTCGACAAGGCGAAGATCCTCCGTCAAGACCCGAGGGTAGCAGCGACAGGCAGAAAAGAACGGCTAAGATAAGTAAGGAATCAATTTCTTCGGACTTGCGCGTTACGGTGGACGAGCGGGAATTGAGCGTTTTAGtcgataccggtgcggattaTTCAGTCGTCAGCTACGCGTTCGCGAGGGATCTCAAGAAAGTTTTGACGCCGTGGAGTGGTCCACAAATAAGAACGGCTGGGGACCACAGGATAACACCAGTGGGAAGATGTACCGCGAGAATAGGAATTCAGGGTGCTACTTACGTGGCTGAGTTTATTGTGCTTCCGGAATGCTCAAGGGACGTAATTctcgggatggatttcttgctagCGAACGGTGCCATAATCAACCTACAAAATTCTAGCGTTTCCTTCTCGACGAagctggccatagacgagaaGGAGGTAGAGAGCACTGCATTGCGGGTTATCGACGAAGACATAACcgtgccaccacgatgcagcgtGCTGGTTGGCGTCAGaaatgacacatttgccgattccgaaggcatagcggatagcaACGTCGAGCTGCTACTAAAGAAAGGTATTTGTGTAGCCCGGGGCATCATTCAATTACGTGATGGGTGCGCCAGTGTGTTGCTCACAAACTTCGGAAATGCAATACAGCATGTTGCAAAAGACACTGCCATTGCCTTTCTGCACAGCTTTACTGCAGCGACAGATTTGTGTGGCCTCACGTCAGCACCACCTGCTTCGGGAAGTACGGATGATGTCGGAGCTGCGGTTTCAATAAATAGAAGTCTATCATCAGGCGAAAGGCAAATCATACAGGACCTCATAAGAGACTTCTCAGAGTGTTTCTCCACCTCGTCAAAAGTACGTCGCACGCAGATCgttaaacaccgaataataactGACGAGCAAACAAGACCTGTTCATCAAAACCCGTACAGAGTTTCACCCAAAGAACGAGAGGTCATAAAGGGTCAAGTGCAAGAGATGCTGGAGGATGATGTCATCCaaccatccaacagtccgtgggcatcgccagtagtgcttgtgaggaaaaaggacaacacgttgagattctgcgttgactaccggaaactgaacagcgtgaccaagcgcgacgtataccccttgccacgtatcgatgatacaTTAGATCGCCTACGGCATGCCAGATATTTCTCGTCAttagatttaaaaagcgggtattggcaaattgaagtggatgaaagagaccgcgaaaagacggctttcgtaactccggacggcttgtacgaatttaaagcactcccattcggCCTTTGTTGTGCGCCggcgacattccagcgcatgatggacagtgttCTATCGggtctcaaatggcagtcatgtttagtatacttggacgatgttgtggtattttctgcAACCTTTGAACAGCATATAGAACGACTACGTTCAGTGCTTCACGCCATCCAGTCGGCCGGCTTGACTattaaaccggaaaagtgtcagttTGGATATGAAAAGCTTCGTTTTCTCGGTCATGTGATCAGCGCTGAAGGTGTTGGCCCGGATCCGGACAAAACTGCGGCCGTTGCGCGATTCCCCAAGCcgagagacaagaaggaggtgcgtcgatttctgggcttgtgcgcttactacagacgatttatagaaaatttctcgaaaattgCTGAACCTCTGACCAGACTCACAAAAGAGGAAGAATCATTCGTTTGGCATAAGGAACAAGAGAGAGCTTTCGAGGAACTAAAGAACCGTTTACAAGCCCCACCGATCCTCGCACATTTTGATGAAACTGCGGACACGGAAGTCCATACAGACGCAAGTAATCTTGGTCTCGGCGCGGTATTAGctcaatggcaaaatggagaagagaaagtcatagcctatgccagtcgcaccctgtcaaaagctgaaaagaactattctgcaacggaaaaagagtgcttggcagttATATGGGCGATTAGCAAGTTCAGGCCAtatctctacggcaggccgttccgcgccgtcagcgaccaccattcactttgctggctggcgagcttaaaagacccGTCGGGACGACTTGCGAGATGGAGCCTCAGGCTCCAAGAATACGATATTACAGTTGTATATAGGTCGGGAAGAaaacacagcgatgctgattgcttatcacgctcgCCACTGGACTCTACCTCTTCGGAAGAGGACGACTTTCCGTTCCTTTGTGTTGTGAAGGCTTCAGATATCGCCGAGCAGCAACGATCCGACacagaactgctcccattgataAAATTCCTCGAAGGGCACGACTCCCAAGTTCCACGTGTATTTAGGAGAACATTATCGTCGTTCTGCCTCCGTGATAATGTACTCTACAAAAGGAACTtcagaagcaacaaagaaaagttcTTACTCGTTGTGCCGCAAGTCATGAGACGTGAAATATTACAAGCTTGCCATGATGAACCGTGCTCGGGTCACTTAGGTGTCAGCcggacattcgccagaattcatctgaaatattactggcccaagctgTTAGCATCGGTACAGCATTATGTGAAGACATGCcgcgaatgtcaaaggcgcaaaacaccacctctgaaaactgccggcctgctccagcccatagaCCCACCTGAGACTCCTTTTcagcaaattggaatggatcttctcGGGCCGTTTCCAATGTCATCCTCAGGAAAGaggtggattattgtcgcaaccgactatttaACGCGGTACGCAGAAACTGGCTGCCTGGAACGAGGAACGGCTgcggaagttgccaagttcttcgttCACAACATAGTTCTGCGACATGGCGCCCCGATGGTAGttatcaccgatcgcggaacagCATTCACATCGGAGTTGATGCAGTGCCTGATGAATATGACTAATACCACTCATAGAAAAAGTACTgcgtatcatccccaaacgaacgggttGACGGAACGCCTAAACCGCACCATAGCGGATatgttgtcgatgtacgtggacatagagcataagacgtgggacgaaatcCTACCTTATgcaacgttcgcctacaatacggcagtaCAGGAGACCACCCGCATTCCTCCATTTGAGCTGGTCTATGGCCGTATGGTGACTACAACACTCGACGCTATGCTCCCTGTCGATAACGACAATTATGAGCCATCTGACGTTGAAGAATTCCTACAAAGAGCTGAAGAAGCGCGCCAACTAGCGCGACATCGAATACGTCAACAACAATGTAGGGACGCGAgctactacaacctgcgccgcagagAAGTCAAATATCAGCCAGGCGatcaagtgtgggtgtggacaccaATACGCCACCGTGGGCTGTCAGAGAAACTTCTTCGACGCTACTTTGGTCCATATAAGGTCATCCGCCAACTCAGTGACATAACTTATGAAGTTATTCCTGAAGGACAAGAGCGCTCAAGACGTCAAAACCATGCAGAGGTCGTACATGTAGCCCGCATGAAGCCCTACTTCGAGAGATGCTGAAGCATTCCCCCTTGCGTACTTCCCCCAaccgcgcatcgggacgatgcgtatttcggagggggagtaatgccgcagagactgccttctaccaggagaaccagcgcgacgctatgcaagcgtctacaactaccaggagaaccagcgagacgctatgcaagcgtctacaacgtagcgcacctgcgcgcgctgtagcaacgcgagtcattgctcctcgtgcttgggctcgcgacggtggcctgatcgacgggttgtgaaaaaaggtgttcgagagagacgctagtgtggaacgctttagcggactcagttatttacctatttttctgggcacaagttcgccctttaataaagctattgtttgtgtcaccctcttgcaatacgtgacaatatcttcaaagctatcagcccacagaaaaaaaagcgccgcacaaccaccgggtaggctcgaacctccaacttttcggttaacagccgatcgcgctagccaattgcgccacggagacagtcctgctccaatctcaccaccataagaacatatcttcaaagctatcagcccaaagaaaaaaaagcgccgcaccaccaccgggtgggctcgaacctccaacctttcggttaacagccaatcgcgctagccaattgccccacggagacagtcgtgctcctctctcaccaccatcagaacatttcttcagagctatcaccccccaaaaaaaaagcaccgcaccaccaccggttgggctcgaacctccaaacttt
It contains:
- the LOC142784980 gene encoding uncharacterized protein LOC142784980, producing the protein MIGSPSGARERSPDPQRLEPGELTPVHQRSSRRLRGDPPEFGPLTTAPATQAAFTNDPTTMATAGSTSELIVSPPCLPEPFHGDSHEDVEDWLEHFERVARTNAWDETRKLGRVYFALQDSAKVWFENHEAVITTWEDFRQHLLAAYASTDRREKAENALQSRSQRTNESVSMYVEDMCRLFKRADPNMTEEKKLRHLMRGVKQDLFAGLVRNPPRTVAEFRTEATTIEKALQQRARHYNRDASSAPVDVLSAGQSNNSETLRELVRSIVREEIQKLMQPQVMPTVSTLAAVIRDEVRHAILQPEPEPQPVRLEQPLQTRRMPTYADALRQPAVHNASFVAPSTRPSASHGSPFLGELRPRKSDVWRTPDWTPLCFHCGEAGHLYRTCPYRRAGLRGFSVNAPCPRNGERPMEIEDYLSRQQLPSASFQHQPRPPSRAQARGAMTRVATARAGALRCRRLHSVSLVLLVVVDACIASRWFSW